The following proteins come from a genomic window of Kitasatospora sp. NBC_01246:
- the gatB gene encoding Asp-tRNA(Asn)/Glu-tRNA(Gln) amidotransferase subunit GatB translates to MSVMNLVSYEDALASYDPVMGLEVHVELGTKTKMFCGCSTELGAEPNSQVCPTCLGLPGSLPVVNAIGVESAIKIGLALNCEIAEWCRFARKNYFYPDMPKNFQTSQYDEPIAFNGYLDVQLEDGSTFRVEIERAHMEEDTGKSSHVGGATGRIHGATHSLLDYNRAGIPLIEIVTKPIEGAGERAPEVAKAYVAELRELIKALGVSEARMDKGQMRCDVNLSLRPNGTEKFGTRSETKNVNSLRSVERAARFEIQRHATVLGDGGTIVQETRHFHEEDGSTTAGRIKDNAEDYRYFPEPDLVPIAPSRAWVEELRAGLPELPRVRRARLQAEWGLTDKDMQSVLNAGAVEPILETIAAGAPADQARKWWMGELARRANETGTELSEQPITPAQVARVTALVAEGKLNDKLARQVIEAVLAGEGEPDEVVEKRGLAVVSDDSALGAAVDEAIAGNEAIAAKIRDGKVAAVGALVGAVMKATRGQADAARVKDLILAKLGVEGQ, encoded by the coding sequence GTGAGCGTCATGAACCTGGTCTCCTACGAGGACGCTCTCGCGTCGTACGACCCGGTGATGGGCCTTGAGGTCCACGTCGAGCTGGGTACCAAGACCAAGATGTTCTGCGGGTGCTCGACCGAACTGGGTGCCGAGCCGAACAGCCAGGTCTGCCCGACCTGTCTGGGCCTGCCCGGCTCGCTGCCGGTGGTCAACGCCATCGGCGTCGAGTCGGCGATCAAGATCGGCCTGGCGCTGAACTGCGAGATCGCCGAGTGGTGCCGGTTCGCCCGGAAGAACTACTTCTACCCGGACATGCCGAAGAACTTCCAGACCTCGCAGTACGACGAGCCGATCGCCTTCAACGGCTACCTCGACGTGCAGCTGGAGGACGGCTCGACCTTCCGGGTGGAGATCGAGCGCGCCCACATGGAGGAGGACACCGGCAAGTCCAGCCACGTCGGCGGCGCGACCGGCCGGATCCACGGCGCCACGCACTCGCTGCTCGACTACAACCGGGCCGGCATCCCGCTGATCGAGATCGTCACCAAGCCGATCGAGGGCGCCGGCGAGCGGGCCCCCGAGGTCGCCAAGGCGTACGTCGCCGAGCTGCGTGAGCTGATCAAGGCGCTGGGCGTCTCCGAGGCCCGGATGGACAAGGGCCAGATGCGCTGCGACGTCAACCTGTCGCTGCGCCCCAACGGCACCGAGAAGTTCGGCACCCGCTCCGAGACCAAGAACGTCAACTCGCTGCGCAGCGTCGAGCGGGCCGCCCGGTTCGAGATCCAGCGGCACGCCACGGTGCTGGGCGACGGCGGCACGATCGTCCAGGAGACCCGGCACTTCCACGAGGAGGACGGCAGCACCACCGCCGGCCGGATCAAGGACAACGCCGAGGACTACCGCTACTTCCCCGAGCCGGACCTGGTGCCGATCGCGCCGTCCCGCGCCTGGGTGGAGGAGCTGCGCGCCGGTCTGCCCGAGCTGCCGCGGGTGCGCCGGGCCCGGCTGCAGGCCGAGTGGGGCCTGACCGACAAGGACATGCAGTCGGTGCTGAACGCCGGCGCGGTCGAGCCGATCCTGGAGACCATCGCCGCGGGCGCCCCGGCCGACCAGGCCCGCAAGTGGTGGATGGGCGAGCTGGCCCGCCGGGCCAACGAGACCGGCACCGAGCTGAGCGAGCAGCCGATCACCCCGGCGCAGGTCGCCCGGGTGACCGCGCTGGTCGCCGAGGGCAAGCTGAACGACAAGCTGGCCCGCCAGGTCATCGAGGCCGTGCTGGCCGGTGAGGGCGAGCCGGACGAGGTCGTCGAGAAGCGCGGCCTGGCCGTCGTCTCGGACGACTCCGCGCTCGGCGCGGCCGTCGACGAGGCCATCGCCGGCAACGAGGCGATCGCCGCCAAGATCCGCGACGGCAAGGTCGCCGCGGTGGGCGCGCTCGTCGGCGCGGTCATGAAGGCCACCCGCGGGCAGGCCGACGCGGCCCGGGTGAAGGACCTCATCCTGGCGAAGCTCGGCGTGGAAGGGCAGTAG
- the gatA gene encoding Asp-tRNA(Asn)/Glu-tRNA(Gln) amidotransferase subunit GatA, with protein sequence MTDLIRYTAAETASAIAKGEVSAVEVAQAHLDRIGAVDKKVNAFLHVDTEGALDAARAVDEKRAKGEELGPLAGVPLALKDVFTTKGVPTTCGSKILEGWIPPYDATLTSRLKDAGVVILGKTNMDEFAMGSSTENSAYGPTGNPWDLSRIPGGSGGGSAAALAAFEAPLAIGTDTGGSIRQPGAVTGTVGVKPTYGSVSRYGLVAFSSSLDQGGPCARTVLDAALLHEAIAGHDPLDSTSIDAPVPAVVEAAKLRDVRGMRIGVVKEFAGEGYQAGVMQRFNESVELLRELGAEVVEVSCPSFTLALPAYYLIAPSEASSNLARFDAMRYGLRVGDDGTRSAEDVTALTREAGFGPEVKRRIILGTYALSSGYYDAYYGSAQKVRTLISRDFDTAFAGVDVLVSPTTPTTAFPIGERADDPMAMYLADLCTIPSNLAGNAAMSLPCGLAPEDNLPVGLQIIAPAMADDRLYRVGGAVEAALNDKWGHTLLEEAPAL encoded by the coding sequence ATGACCGACCTGATCCGTTACACCGCGGCCGAGACCGCGAGTGCCATCGCCAAGGGCGAGGTCTCCGCCGTCGAGGTCGCCCAGGCGCACCTGGACCGCATCGGCGCCGTCGACAAGAAGGTCAACGCCTTCCTGCACGTCGACACCGAGGGCGCGCTGGACGCCGCCAGGGCCGTCGACGAGAAGCGCGCCAAGGGCGAGGAGCTGGGCCCGCTGGCCGGCGTCCCGCTCGCGCTGAAGGACGTCTTCACCACCAAGGGCGTGCCGACCACCTGCGGGTCCAAGATCCTCGAAGGCTGGATCCCGCCGTACGACGCCACCCTGACCTCGCGTCTCAAGGACGCGGGCGTGGTGATCCTCGGCAAGACCAACATGGACGAGTTCGCGATGGGCTCCTCCACCGAGAACTCGGCCTACGGCCCCACCGGCAACCCGTGGGACCTCAGCCGGATCCCCGGCGGTTCCGGCGGTGGCTCGGCCGCCGCGCTGGCCGCCTTCGAGGCCCCGCTGGCGATCGGCACCGACACCGGCGGCTCGATCCGCCAGCCCGGCGCCGTCACCGGCACCGTCGGCGTGAAGCCCACCTACGGGTCGGTCTCCCGCTACGGCCTGGTCGCGTTCTCCTCCTCGCTGGACCAGGGCGGTCCGTGCGCCCGCACCGTGCTCGACGCGGCGCTGCTGCACGAGGCGATCGCCGGCCACGACCCGCTGGACTCCACCTCGATCGACGCGCCCGTCCCGGCCGTGGTCGAGGCCGCCAAGCTGCGCGACGTGCGCGGCATGCGGATCGGCGTGGTCAAGGAGTTCGCCGGCGAGGGCTACCAGGCCGGCGTCATGCAGCGGTTCAACGAGTCCGTCGAGCTGCTGCGCGAGCTGGGCGCGGAGGTCGTCGAGGTCTCCTGCCCGTCGTTCACCCTGGCGCTGCCCGCGTACTACCTGATCGCGCCCAGCGAGGCCTCGTCCAACCTGGCCCGCTTCGACGCGATGCGCTACGGCCTGCGGGTCGGCGACGACGGCACCCGCTCGGCCGAGGACGTCACCGCCCTCACCCGCGAGGCCGGCTTCGGCCCCGAGGTGAAGCGCCGGATCATCCTCGGCACCTACGCCCTCTCCTCGGGCTACTACGACGCCTACTACGGCTCGGCCCAGAAGGTGCGCACGCTCATCTCGCGCGACTTCGACACCGCCTTCGCCGGCGTGGACGTGCTGGTCTCACCGACCACGCCGACCACCGCCTTCCCGATCGGCGAGCGCGCCGACGACCCGATGGCGATGTACCTGGCCGACCTCTGCACGATTCCGTCGAACCTCGCGGGCAACGCGGCCATGTCGCTGCCCTGCGGGCTGGCGCCGGAGGACAATCTCCCGGTCGGCCTGCAGATCATCGCACCCGCGATGGCGGACGACCGCCTGTACCGCGTGGGCGGCGCCGTCGAGGCCGCACTCAACGACAAGTGGGGGCACACCCTGCTGGAGGAGGCACCGGCACTGTGA
- a CDS encoding putative bifunctional diguanylate cyclase/phosphodiesterase has translation MLYSRSLPGTVLGALCLAYALGASLGWGSRQLSVFMGDFGLAAAALAAALSCLTYACTVGGPARSAWLLFGLSSLMVAFGNATWGWYELVEPGKQPQDSLAEFAFLLFAPLAITGVLVLSQRPRSAAGWLCLLLDGWLVAGSLFTLSWSLALGRIAAGADGSVVALATNLAYPVLDILLVSLVVGLRFGGRDGNRAAVHTAMIALAVTVLCDALFTSPELKSNYHSGELLDAGWFAGSLLLAWAPWSPRWRRPLREHPSVGGLPRRRVATTFSALTPYAAAAVCTAGILYNALGGRPLDRVVAAAACTVGLALILRQGVMLLDNLSLAQELAHKEAHFRSLVQGSSDVIMIAGANGVLSYVSPAALGVYGRDPEELVGGNLLDLVHPEDVDRVLAEVRRFLARGRLAALRSPAAAEPSAARVECRISSGAGEWLHVESTVNRYRDGLILNSRDVTERVILQAQLQHNAFHDPLTDLPNRALFAQRLRAALATRGQQGGAGAGIAVLFLDLDGFKAVNDSAGHQVGDELLVQAARRLQGAVRSGDTVARFGGDEFAALVCGPLGRLQVQELAERLRIALSEPYWIGGAELSVAASIGISFGTPERGPAADPRAATDELMRNADLAMYRAKSEGKGRVVLYTPAMRADLERRTELEERLRVAVREGGFTLLHQPVVDLGTGAVTGVEAQARWRSAQGLLLTPAEFLRSAEHGDAATRFSRWLIHEAVTAAALRRGLPARTRSAPAPVPVSVRLSAQRLCSPGMYEAVVAALRDTGLPAGHLVVEVARMGPDALADELGRRLAALRRLGVSTALAGFGAGNGSLGALARLPFDSLKLDRTLVQDLGDSPLGRTLAGHALRLGRDLGLVTAAEGVDLPRQVAVLQELGCRQGQGSAFAPPLDETRLRRALVRRSYPLPRPLGSLSARRAYLAADTRTGGRGEPGAGRSGPSHSPSDLPEHRAAAGPGHGPHGETVVPPA, from the coding sequence CTGCTGTACAGCCGATCCCTGCCCGGCACCGTGCTCGGCGCCCTCTGCCTGGCGTACGCACTGGGCGCGTCCCTCGGCTGGGGTTCACGCCAACTCTCCGTCTTCATGGGGGACTTCGGCCTGGCGGCGGCCGCGCTCGCGGCCGCGCTGTCCTGTCTGACGTACGCCTGTACGGTCGGCGGCCCGGCCCGCTCGGCCTGGCTGCTGTTCGGCCTCTCCTCGCTCATGGTCGCGTTCGGCAACGCCACCTGGGGCTGGTACGAGCTGGTCGAACCCGGCAAGCAGCCGCAGGACTCGCTCGCCGAGTTCGCCTTCCTGCTGTTCGCCCCGCTCGCCATCACCGGCGTGCTGGTGCTCTCCCAGCGCCCGCGCAGCGCCGCCGGCTGGCTCTGCCTGCTGCTGGACGGCTGGCTGGTGGCCGGCTCGCTGTTCACCCTGAGCTGGAGCCTGGCACTCGGCCGGATCGCCGCCGGCGCGGACGGCTCCGTGGTGGCGCTGGCGACCAACCTGGCCTACCCGGTGCTGGACATCCTGCTGGTCAGTCTGGTGGTCGGGCTGCGCTTCGGCGGCCGCGACGGCAACCGGGCCGCGGTGCACACCGCGATGATCGCGCTCGCCGTGACGGTGCTCTGCGACGCCCTCTTCACCTCGCCGGAGCTGAAGAGCAACTACCACTCGGGGGAGCTGCTGGACGCCGGCTGGTTCGCCGGCAGCCTGCTGCTGGCCTGGGCCCCGTGGTCGCCGCGCTGGCGCCGTCCGCTGCGCGAGCACCCCTCGGTCGGCGGCCTGCCGCGCCGCCGGGTGGCCACCACCTTCAGCGCGCTCACCCCGTACGCGGCGGCCGCCGTCTGCACCGCCGGGATCCTCTACAACGCCCTCGGCGGGCGGCCCCTGGACCGGGTGGTGGCCGCGGCCGCCTGCACCGTCGGCCTGGCGCTGATCCTGCGCCAGGGCGTGATGCTGCTGGACAACCTCTCGCTGGCGCAGGAGCTCGCCCACAAGGAGGCGCACTTCCGCTCCCTGGTGCAGGGCTCCAGCGACGTCATCATGATCGCCGGCGCCAACGGCGTGCTCTCCTACGTGTCCCCGGCCGCGCTCGGCGTCTACGGGCGGGATCCGGAGGAGCTGGTCGGCGGCAACCTGCTGGACCTCGTGCACCCCGAGGACGTGGACCGGGTGCTCGCGGAGGTCCGCCGCTTCCTGGCCCGGGGCCGGCTCGCCGCGCTCCGCTCGCCCGCCGCCGCCGAGCCGTCCGCGGCCCGGGTGGAGTGCCGGATCAGCTCCGGCGCCGGCGAGTGGCTGCACGTCGAGTCCACCGTCAACCGGTACCGCGACGGCCTGATCCTGAACAGCCGGGACGTCACCGAACGCGTCATACTGCAGGCCCAGTTGCAGCACAACGCCTTCCACGACCCGCTCACCGACCTGCCCAACCGGGCGCTGTTCGCCCAACGGCTGCGCGCCGCCCTCGCCACCCGCGGCCAGCAGGGCGGCGCGGGCGCCGGGATCGCCGTGCTCTTCCTCGACCTGGACGGCTTCAAGGCGGTCAACGACAGCGCCGGCCACCAGGTCGGCGACGAACTGCTGGTGCAGGCCGCCCGCCGGCTGCAGGGCGCGGTGCGCAGCGGCGACACCGTCGCCCGGTTCGGCGGGGACGAGTTCGCGGCGCTGGTCTGCGGCCCGCTCGGCCGGCTGCAGGTCCAGGAACTCGCCGAGCGGCTGCGGATCGCCCTCTCCGAGCCGTACTGGATCGGCGGCGCCGAACTCAGCGTCGCGGCCAGCATCGGCATCTCCTTCGGCACCCCCGAGCGCGGCCCGGCCGCCGATCCCCGGGCCGCCACCGACGAGCTGATGCGCAACGCCGACCTCGCGATGTACCGGGCCAAGTCCGAGGGCAAGGGCCGGGTGGTGCTCTACACCCCGGCGATGCGGGCCGACCTGGAGCGCCGCACCGAGCTGGAGGAGCGGCTGCGGGTGGCCGTCCGCGAGGGCGGCTTCACACTGCTCCACCAGCCGGTGGTGGACCTCGGGACCGGCGCCGTCACCGGCGTCGAGGCCCAGGCCCGCTGGCGCTCCGCGCAGGGCCTGCTGCTCACCCCCGCCGAGTTCCTGCGCTCCGCCGAGCACGGGGACGCGGCCACCCGGTTCTCCCGCTGGCTTATCCACGAGGCGGTGACGGCCGCCGCGCTGCGCCGCGGGCTGCCGGCGAGAACCCGCTCGGCGCCGGCCCCGGTGCCGGTGTCGGTCCGGCTCTCGGCGCAGCGCCTCTGCTCGCCCGGCATGTACGAGGCGGTGGTCGCGGCGCTGCGCGACACCGGGCTGCCGGCCGGCCACCTGGTGGTCGAGGTGGCCCGGATGGGCCCGGACGCGCTGGCCGACGAACTCGGCCGCCGGCTGGCCGCGCTGCGCCGGCTCGGCGTCTCGACCGCGCTGGCCGGCTTCGGGGCGGGCAACGGCTCGCTGGGGGCGCTCGCCCGGCTGCCCTTCGACAGCCTCAAACTGGACCGCACGCTGGTCCAGGACCTCGGTGACTCGCCGCTCGGCCGGACGCTGGCCGGGCACGCGCTGCGGCTCGGCCGGGACCTCGGCCTGGTGACCGCGGCCGAGGGGGTGGACCTGCCGCGCCAGGTGGCCGTCCTCCAGGAGCTTGGCTGCCGGCAGGGCCAGGGGTCGGCCTTCGCCCCGCCGCTGGACGAGACCCGGCTGCGGCGGGCGCTGGTGCGCCGTTCCTACCCGCTGCCGCGCCCGCTCGGCTCGCTCTCGGCGCGGCGCGCGTACCTGGCCGCGGACACCCGGACGGGTGGCCGCGGCGAGCCCGGCGCGGGCCGGTCCGGGCCCTCTCACAGCCCCTCCGACCTGCCCGAACACCGGGCCGCCGCCGGCCCGGGGCACGGTCCGCATGGCGAGACTGTCGTCCCACCTGCTTGA
- the gatC gene encoding Asp-tRNA(Asn)/Glu-tRNA(Gln) amidotransferase subunit GatC, with protein MPGITREEVAHLARLSRLELQAEELDHFAEQLDVIIGAVARVSEVAGQDVPPTSHPLPLTNVMRADVVRPSLTPEQALSGAPAAEEQRFRVPQILGED; from the coding sequence ATGCCTGGCATCACGCGCGAGGAGGTCGCCCACCTCGCTCGGCTGTCGCGTCTTGAGTTGCAGGCCGAAGAGCTGGACCACTTCGCCGAGCAGCTCGACGTGATCATCGGCGCGGTCGCGCGCGTTTCCGAGGTCGCCGGACAGGACGTCCCGCCGACCTCCCACCCCCTCCCGCTGACCAACGTCATGCGGGCGGACGTGGTGCGACCGTCGCTCACCCCGGAGCAGGCGCTGTCCGGCGCCCCCGCCGCCGAGGAGCAGCGTTTCCGTGTGCCGCAGATCCTCGGGGAGGACTGA
- a CDS encoding helix-turn-helix transcriptional regulator gives MLASMQQISVSPVFVGRGTEITELGEALRRAGEGKPQTVLIGGEAGVGKTRLLEEFLDRCCADEGVVTTVGGCLEVGAEGLPYAPLATALRRLHRGLGAELEAAAAGSEGHLARLLPDFGEADGEPNDEYGRARLFEHTARLFERLGTDRTLVLAVEDLHWSDRSTRELFTYLVRTLHRARVLLVATYRTDDLHRRHPLRPFLAELERLRTVQRMELERFGPGEVAEQLAGILGTADPDRQLVDRIHRRSEGNPFFVEELATSFQSGCSAGLTDSLRDILLVRVEALDEETQRVLRIAAEGGSYVEHALLAAVLDDEEELIESLRAAVGANILRPDTDGDGYRFRHALVREAVSDDLLPGERHRINRRFATALEQQPHLVGCDVRPARLANYWYHAHDPVRALPSALDAARAARRRNAFAEQLRMLERALELWDEVSEDVLAHTLRPYDWAETYPPCSCDVDTHDGDCERLQLVDVLAEAVVAARRSGDRERGLSLSRRALKLVDENRDPARAAWFRMNRARMFGHLNRSKDQDEAAYARRLVEHLPPSAVQAEVFALSAGIAMLNNPTGESVELAERAAAIARQVGAHAVEQHARMTLGTLRHDLGNDPEAAVTELTEALAATRGLGVPDLMLRGLNNLASLLQSLGRAEEAVALAREGLETADGTGLLRNIGTLLLGNLAEALLDLGRTGEAAELLAGAERTQYPGSHAEFLDRLRGELALLRGDLPAAAGMLAQARASDRVCQVQHSVPISRLAVLIAARGGRPLEARAELLAVIGGPVPAGNEAALYPLLIDGAAAEADGRGLPEADPGRPAVLARIAEVAAGLTPKAPLHHGWARLLEAELARAEGLDTPAQWAVAVEALRPAGLPGPLAAALLRAGEAGVLAGDREAGAALLREARTLARARSDSALLAEINGLAERAGLALTARAARAAAVPAVGDSFGLTPRERDVLRLLARGRTNRQIAEELYISPKTASVHVSNILGKLAVAGRGEAAALAHRLRLFPDEPALAGR, from the coding sequence ATGCTCGCCTCCATGCAGCAGATATCGGTGAGTCCCGTCTTCGTCGGCCGCGGCACCGAGATCACCGAACTGGGCGAGGCGCTGCGGCGGGCCGGGGAGGGGAAGCCGCAGACCGTCCTGATCGGCGGCGAGGCGGGCGTCGGCAAGACCAGGCTGCTGGAGGAGTTCCTCGACCGGTGCTGCGCGGACGAGGGCGTGGTCACCACCGTCGGCGGCTGTCTGGAGGTCGGCGCCGAGGGGCTGCCGTACGCGCCGCTGGCCACCGCGCTGCGCCGGCTGCACCGGGGGCTGGGCGCCGAGCTGGAGGCCGCCGCGGCCGGCAGCGAGGGCCACCTCGCCCGGCTGCTGCCCGACTTCGGCGAGGCCGACGGCGAACCCAACGACGAGTACGGCCGGGCCCGGCTGTTCGAGCACACCGCGAGGCTGTTCGAGCGGCTCGGCACGGACCGTACCCTCGTGCTCGCGGTCGAGGACCTGCACTGGTCCGACCGTTCGACCCGGGAGCTCTTCACCTACCTGGTCCGCACCCTGCACCGGGCCCGCGTGCTGCTGGTGGCCACCTACCGCACCGACGACCTGCACCGCCGCCACCCGCTGCGGCCCTTCCTCGCCGAGCTGGAGCGGCTGCGCACCGTCCAGCGGATGGAGCTGGAGCGGTTCGGCCCGGGCGAGGTGGCCGAGCAGCTGGCCGGCATCCTCGGCACCGCCGACCCCGACCGGCAGCTGGTCGACCGGATCCACCGCCGCTCCGAGGGCAACCCGTTCTTCGTCGAGGAGCTCGCCACCTCCTTCCAGTCCGGCTGCTCGGCCGGGCTCACCGACTCGCTGCGGGACATCCTGCTGGTCCGGGTCGAGGCGCTGGACGAGGAGACCCAGCGGGTGCTGCGGATCGCCGCCGAGGGCGGCTCCTACGTCGAGCACGCGCTGCTGGCCGCGGTGCTGGACGACGAGGAGGAGCTGATCGAGTCGCTGCGCGCGGCCGTCGGCGCCAACATCCTGCGCCCGGACACCGACGGGGACGGCTACCGGTTCCGGCACGCCCTCGTCCGGGAGGCGGTCTCGGACGACCTGCTGCCCGGCGAGCGGCACCGGATCAACCGCCGCTTCGCCACCGCCCTGGAGCAGCAGCCGCACCTGGTCGGCTGCGACGTCCGGCCGGCCCGGCTGGCCAACTACTGGTACCACGCGCACGATCCGGTCCGGGCCCTGCCGAGCGCCCTGGACGCCGCCCGGGCGGCCCGCCGGCGCAACGCCTTCGCCGAGCAGCTGCGGATGCTGGAGCGCGCCCTGGAGCTGTGGGACGAGGTCTCCGAGGACGTCCTGGCGCACACCCTGCGCCCCTACGACTGGGCCGAGACCTACCCGCCCTGCTCCTGCGACGTGGACACCCACGACGGCGACTGCGAGCGGCTGCAACTGGTCGACGTCCTCGCCGAGGCGGTGGTCGCGGCCCGGCGCAGCGGGGACCGCGAGCGCGGGCTGAGCCTCTCCCGGCGGGCGCTGAAGCTGGTCGACGAGAACCGCGACCCGGCCCGGGCCGCCTGGTTCCGGATGAACCGGGCCCGGATGTTCGGCCACCTCAACCGCTCCAAGGACCAGGACGAGGCGGCCTACGCCCGGCGGCTGGTCGAGCACCTGCCGCCGTCCGCGGTGCAGGCCGAGGTGTTCGCGCTGAGCGCCGGCATCGCCATGCTCAACAACCCGACCGGCGAGAGCGTCGAACTCGCCGAGCGGGCCGCGGCGATCGCCCGCCAGGTCGGCGCGCACGCCGTCGAGCAGCACGCCCGGATGACGCTCGGCACGCTCCGCCACGACCTGGGCAACGACCCCGAGGCCGCCGTCACCGAGCTGACCGAGGCGCTCGCCGCCACCCGTGGGCTCGGCGTCCCCGACCTGATGCTCCGCGGCCTCAACAACCTGGCCAGCCTGCTGCAGTCGCTCGGCCGCGCGGAGGAGGCGGTGGCGCTCGCCCGCGAGGGGCTGGAGACGGCGGACGGCACCGGCCTGCTGCGCAACATCGGCACCCTGCTGCTCGGCAACCTCGCCGAGGCGCTGCTCGACCTGGGCCGGACCGGGGAGGCGGCCGAGCTGCTGGCCGGCGCCGAGCGGACCCAGTACCCGGGCAGCCACGCCGAGTTCCTCGACCGGCTGCGGGGCGAGCTGGCCCTGCTGCGCGGGGACCTCCCGGCGGCGGCCGGCATGCTGGCCCAGGCCCGGGCCTCGGACCGGGTCTGCCAGGTCCAGCACTCGGTGCCGATCTCCCGGCTCGCGGTGCTGATCGCCGCCCGCGGCGGGCGGCCGCTGGAGGCGCGGGCCGAACTGCTCGCGGTGATCGGGGGCCCCGTTCCGGCCGGGAACGAGGCCGCGCTCTACCCGCTGCTGATCGACGGGGCCGCGGCCGAGGCCGACGGCCGGGGCCTGCCGGAGGCCGATCCGGGCCGGCCCGCGGTGCTGGCCAGGATCGCCGAGGTGGCCGCCGGGCTGACTCCCAAGGCGCCGCTGCACCACGGCTGGGCGCGCCTGCTGGAGGCCGAACTGGCCCGGGCCGAGGGCCTGGACACCCCGGCGCAGTGGGCCGTCGCCGTCGAGGCGCTGCGGCCGGCCGGGCTGCCCGGCCCGCTGGCGGCGGCCCTGCTGCGGGCCGGCGAGGCCGGAGTGCTGGCCGGCGACCGGGAGGCCGGGGCGGCCCTGCTCCGCGAGGCCCGGACGCTGGCCCGGGCCCGGTCGGACAGCGCGCTGCTGGCCGAGATCAACGGCCTGGCCGAGCGGGCCGGTCTGGCGCTGACCGCCCGTGCGGCGAGGGCCGCCGCGGTGCCCGCGGTCGGCGACTCCTTCGGGCTCACCCCCCGTGAGCGGGACGTGCTCCGGTTGCTCGCCCGGGGCCGTACCAACCGGCAGATCGCGGAGGAGCTGTACATCTCGCCGAAGACCGCGAGCGTGCACGTCTCCAACATCCTCGGCAAGCTCGCGGTGGCCGGCCGGGGCGAGGCCGCCGCACTGGCGCACCGCCTGCGGCTCTTCCCGGACGAGCCGGCGCTGGCCGGCCGCTGA